From Nitrososphaerales archaeon:
GTACTGCGCAGAGCGAGGTTTTCCAGTGGTGCGGCGCTTCACAGCCGGTGGGGCGGTCTACAACGGACCGGGCAACGTCAACTGGTCGTTCTTCGCCCCCAAGGGGGCGCGGGGTTCGAGGGTTGCGTACTCTGCGGATGCAAAAGGTGTTTTCAGGACGTTTGCGGGCATAGTGGCGGACGCACTCTCTGCATGCTGGGTCTCAGCATCTTTCCAACCCCCCAACAGGATTGTCACAGAGAAGGGGAAGGTCTCGGGCATGGCTGCCTACATTACAAGCTCTGGGGCGGTCTGTCACGGAACGCTCCTCATGAACGCTGATGTCGACGAGGTGGAGAGGCTGACTAGGCCGCGAGAGGCCAAGGTCGAGAGGAAGTATCCGAGGAGCAACTTCGCCAGAGTTGCGAACTCTGGGGTCGGGAGGGACGGCTTCGTCAAAGCCCTGCTTGATGCAGCAGACTTCGACCATGAAGACGATACGCTGAGCAGGGAGGAAGAGGATTCTGTGGCGAGGCTCCTCGCGGAGAAGTACGGCACGGAGCGCTGGAACCTAGGAGACCCCTTCTCTCTAGATTATCTGTAGTTCCCTTCCGACCTTCTCGAAGGCAGCGATTGCGAAGTCTAGGTCGCTCCTGCTCAGGGCCGCGTTCATTATCGTCCTGATTCTCGCCTTCCCCTGGGCCACCATGGGGTACACTATCGGGAGCGCGAACACTCCCTCCTCGAACAGCCTGGAGCTCAGCTTCTTCGCCTTGCCGCTCTCCCCGACCATGACTGGCGTGATCGGCGTCTCACTCTTCCCTATGTCGAAGCCGAGGTCCCGCATTGCCTTCTTGAAGTGACGTGTATTCTCCCACAGCCTCTGGACGTGCTGTGGCTCGTGCTCGAGGACGTCCACTGCTGCGAGACACGCGGCAGCTACAGCCGGGGGGGCCGAGCCGCTCAGCAGCCAAGTCCTCGACTTGTTGTAAGCGAAGTTGATCAGGTCCCTGGAACCTGAGATGTGGCCGCCGACCACGCCGAATGCCTTTGAGAATGTCCCCATCTCGACGTGCACCATGTCTCTCGTCAGCTTGAAGTGAGACACTATTCCTCTCCCGCCGTCGCCCAGCACTCCTTCGCCGTGCGCGTCGTCCACGTAGACCATGGCGCCGTGCTCCTTGCCCACCTTCGCAATCCTGTCCAGAGGCGCGATGTCCCCGTCCATCGAGAAGACGCCATCTGTGATTATCAGGATGCGCCTGTAGGGTGTTGGCCGCTTCTCTGCCTCATCGAGGACCCTCGCCAAGTCTTCGGTGTCCGCGTGCTTGTAGACGCCGCGCTCAGCTCGCGAAAGCCTGACGCCGTCAATGATGCTGCCGTGGTTCAGTTCGTCGCTGATTATGATGTCGCCCTCGCCCGCCAGCTGGGGAATGAGCCCAGCGTTGGTCGCGAAGCCCGTCTGGTAGACGAGTGAGGCCTCTGCTCCCTTGAACCTCGCCAGCCTCCTCTCAAGCTCGACGTGTATGTCCATGTTTCCTGCAATTGGCCTGACAGAACCGGAACCAGCTCCGTGAGTCCTTACGGCGTTGATGGCCGCCTCCTTCAGTTTAGGATGGTTGCTCAGGCCCAGGTAGTTGTTCGAGCAGAACATCAGGACCTTCTTCCCGTCAACGACGCACCACGGGGCACTGGGGCCAGCGAGGACCCGGAGCCTCCATTCTATCTCCTGTCTGACCAGGTCGTCGTACTCTTGCTTAAGGAATGATGTCGGATCTCTCATATCACGTCGGCTCGGCCGTCAGGAGGCTGCCTTATCCGCTTTTCTTCGCAGGCCCGACCCGTTCGCCCAACTTCTCAACCATGTCCTTCGCCATCCTCTCCAGGTCGTACCTGTGCGACCACCCCCAGTCCCTCCGCGCCTCCTTGTCGTCTATGGACATCGGCCAAGAGTCTGCGATCTTCTGCCTGGAGTCTGGAGAGTAGGTGCAGTGGAAGGCCGGTATTCGCTTCCGGATCTCGGAAGCGAGCTCTCCCGCGGAGAAGCTGATCGCGGCTAGGTTGTAGCCCATGTGCCTCGGCGTCTTTGTCGGGTCCGCCTCCATTATCCTCACGGTCGCGTCCAGCGCGTCAGGCATGTACATCATCGGAAGCACGGTGTCCTCCCTGACGAAGCACTGGTAGTTCTCCCCACGGAGAGCGGCGTAAAAGATCGCGACTGCGTAGTCTGTCGTCCCCCCGCCCGGTGGCGTCATGCTGCTGATCAAGCCAGGGTAACGCAGAATCCTCGTATCCAGGCCGAACTTGAGGTAGTAGTAGTTGCAGAGGAGCTCGCCAGCCACTTTTGTCACGCCGTACATCGTGGTTGGGTTGAGCGCTGCCCCCTGAGGAGCCATCGAGCGCGGCGCGTCCGGTCCGAAGACCGCGATTGAACTCGGCCAGAAGACCTTGCTGACTCCTGTTGAGAGGGAGGCGTCAAGGACGTTCTTCAAGCCCTGCATGTTGACCTCCCACGCCAGCTGCGGATCCTTTTCGCCGACCGCAGACAGGACTGCGCCCAGGTGGTAGACGGTGTCCACTCCGTGCTTCTTGATCAAGCGTTCTATCGTCGCGCGTTCTTTCACGTCGAAAACCTCCTGCGGGCCCTCACCAAGTCCCTTCGCGTGCTCCAGATGGTGGACGCCGGCTACAACCTGAGAAGAACCGTACCGCTCCCTCAGTAGTGGCGTCAGTTCGGAACCAATCTGACCCGTGGCACCGGTCAAGAGAATCTTGGGTTTCATCTCGGCGGGTCCCGACGCTACGCTGTTTAAGCGTTGGCTGCCTCTACTTGAGGACCTTCATTGTGATTGTGGATACGACGCCCTCATTTGCTCTGAGTCTGTCAGAGATCGTTGCCTTCACCGCCTGGTCGTCCTTCCCTTCGACGATCACTAGGAGGTCGTATAGCCCATAGACTTGGTAGACGGCTTGGACTCCCGGCGCTCCCTTCAGCGCGGCGATGCTCCGCTCCTCGGCGCCTGGAGAGAGGTTGACAAGTACGACTGCCCGTTCCATTTCTCTCGAGGAAGCTCGGACATCCCGAGATTAAAGAGTATCCTGCGCTGTCTCGCCCGACACCGGGCCGGGTGTGAGAAGCGGGCGCATCACGTCTTTGCGCTCAGGGTGGCAACCTGCCTTATCGCCTCTTCCAAGACGCCTATGCTGTCCAAGTAGTCCCGGACAGAGACCTTCTCCTTGTCTGTGTGGGAATACTCCGAGTCCCCGGGGCCGTATGTTACGCACTGCGCATCCGTGGCGGAGGCAAGGGTGTTCATGTCGCCAGTCCCCGTCTTCCTGACCATCACTGGCTTCGCCTTCAGCTTGAGAATGATCGAGCGCTGGAAGGCCCTCGTGAGGATTGAGTTGGGGTCCGCCTCATAGGGCTCTGTCGCCTCGTCGAACTGCACTTCGACCGAGGTGGAGCCGTGGACTGATTTTCGGACGACCCCCTCGACCATCTCCATGCCTCGAGAACTCTTCATGCCAGGGGGTATTCTGATGTCGAAAGTCGCTTCGCAGGTGGGTGGGACGACGTTGTGATACGTTCCTGCCTTCATAAGTGTGGGCGAGACAGAGAGCGACCTGAAGTGGCTCGCCCCGACAGCGCTGCCTCTTTCGAGTTCCTTGAGGGCGTTAACGATGGAGTAGAATTCATCTAGGGCGCTAACGTGTGCCCATGAAGAGCCCGCGTGCCCGCCTCCCGTCTTGAGCACGACCCTCATGCTTACCCTCCCCCTGTATCCTATGGTGACTCGATCCGCTCCAGAAGGTTCACCGAAGATGGCGAACTTGTACTTCGTCCCGCTCCTTGTCAGCGTCTGAATCCCGAAGCCATCCCCCTCCTCGTCTGTAGCAGCCGCGAAGGTCATCTTGACGCCGGCGTCCCTTGCCCTGGCGCCTGCGATTAGCAAGGCGCAAAGGGGAGACTTCGCGTCGACAGCTCCCCTCCCGTGGACGAAGCCAACTTCAGATTTCACATCAAGCCTTCCGGGGATTGTGTCCATGTGCCCGCAGAGAAGAAGACTGATTGGTCCCCTGCCAACTTCTCCAATTACGTTACCCGCCCTGTCGACCCTGACCTTGGAGTAGCCAAACTCCTTCATGCGGGCTCTGATGTAAGAAGCGAGCCTCCCCTCCTCCCCGGTGGGAGAGTAGATTCTGAGCGCCCCCATGAGAAGCGCGACTGGGTCGATGGCCAAACGCTCATCTTCTCTGGATAAGGACCGAGGAGTCAACCACTCCTTTTGGGAATCCTTCCACCGTCGCCGCAGCTGTGTTCTTGATCTCCATCGTGTTGTTCACGTCGCGAACCACCGGCCCTCTCTCCACGTCCAACAGGCCCACGTCAACGAATTTCGCGCATGGAGCTTCTGCGGCCTCCGGCGACAGGTCGTCAACGGGGCCCGAGTCGCCTTACCTCCTCTGCACCCAAAACTCCTGCCAGCACCTCCAGCCCCATCTCTACTTGGCTATCCTCGATGACGAGCGGTGGGAGGAACCTGAACGTCTCCCTGCCCGAATACGCGAAGATTGCGCCGCGCTTGATGGCGTCCAGCAGCGGCTGGTGAAGGTCCACCCTCGTCTCGAGCGCGAGCATCAGACCCATCCCCCTGACTTCTCTTGAGAGCTTGGACCCCGAGGCGACCCTGGTGAGCCCCTCCTTCATCTTCCTCCCCTTGGACTCGGCCTTGGCTGGCAGGTCGTCGCTTCGAATGAACTCGAGGGTGGCAGAGGCGGCCGCGCAGGCGAGGGGGTTGCCTGCGAATGTGCTCGTGTGCTCGCCTCTCTTCAGGCTGCCCATGATCTCGCTGGTCGAGAGCGCCGCCCCGATGGGGACACCTCCGCCAAGACCTTTCGACACCGCCATTATGTCGGGTACAACATTCCAGTGCTGTGATGCCCACATCTTCCCTGTCCTCCCCAGCCCGGTTTGTATCTCATCTAGGATTAGGAGCGCGCCCTCCCTATCGCAGATCTCCCTCACTTGTCTGAGGTAGTCAGCCGGAGGCACGATGATGCCTGTCTCGCCCTGAATCGGTTCCGCTATCACCGCCGCGGTCTCCTTGTTCACGAGCGAAGCGAGTGAAGAGGCGTCGCCGTATTCAGCGAAATCGAAGTTGTCGAGGAGGGGCGCGAATGGTTCCCTGTACTTCTTGTTCCAAGTGGCAGAGAGGGCGCCGAATGTCTTTCCGTGGAAGCCCCCTTTCATTGAGACGAAGCGTTTCCTACTCGTGTGCCGCCTCGCCAGTTTGATCGCTGCTTCCACGGTCTCAGTCCCGCTGTTTGTGAGCAGCGCCCTGTCCAAGCCGCGTGGCGCGGCTCCCGCGAGCCTCTCGAGAAACTCCGACCTGGCGTCGTTGTAGACCGAGCCGTGGCAGGTTATCAGCCTCTCGGCCTGCTTCTTCACCGCCTCCACAACCGCTGGGTTGGAGTGCCCGACTATCGCGACCCCGTAACCAGCCATGAAATCCACGTACTCCTTTCCTTCTGCGTCCCAGACCGACGCTCCCTTCCCCCGAACAATCGTGAGAGGGAACTTCTGGAATGCGGACGAGCCGAAGGTCTCCTCAAGTTCCTGGTATCTGTCCATTTCTATGCTATCACCGTGCAAGTTCTGTGGGCCAGCGCGTTCGAGAGCGGTTCTTCCCTGGTTCCAGAGCAAATCAACGCTTCTTTGACGCCGGATTGCACTGAGTCGATGGCCGCCATCACCTTCTTCTGTATGCCGTAGCCTATCTGCGGCAGTCTCTCCACCGCCTCAGCGACTGTCATCCTTTCCACCAGCCTTCCGTCGAGAAGGACTCCGTCAACGTTCGTGAGGAAGACTACGGCATCAGCCGAAATTCCAGACGCGAGGGAGGAGGCCGCCCTGTCTCCGTCGATGTTGAGGGGTTCCGATTCCTCCCCCATCGCGACCGGAGACACGACTGGTATGTACCCGCCTGAGATCAGCATGTTGATCAGTGAGGAGTTGACAGACTCGACCTTCCCGGTGTATCCACCCTCGATTAGCACCTTTCTGCCCCTCTCGTCGACAACGACAAGCTTCTTTTTTCTTCTGCCCTGGAACAGCGAGCCGTCCAGGCCGGAGAGGGAGACCGCCTCCAGTCCTCGCGACTTGAGGGAGAGAACTATTCGCTTTGACAGCATACCACTCATCACCATGGTGTAGATCTCTGCAGTCTCCCTGTCAGTGTACCTGCTCCTGACCCCCTCTGGAGAAACGACAAACCTCTGCTCTTTGCCCAGCCTAGTGGCAATCTCCGTTACTGTATCCGCACCTCCATGGACCAGGGCGATCTGGCAGGTCTTTGCGAGCCTGGCCACATCATCCAACAGGTTGTCCGGGACGCCTCCCCTCATGAGGCTCCCGCCTATCTTGACGACGAGCTTCATGCTCCCTACACCGGGTGGAGGGGCGCCTGTGTCAACCCTCTCTCTTCGTCGAACCCAAGCATGAGGTTCATGCACTGGATGGCGTTCCCTGCCGCTCCCTTCACGAGGTTGTCTGTGGCCCCTAGGGCCACGATTCTGTCTGTCCTCTCCTCTATCTCGAAGCCGACGTCGCAGAAGTTCGAGCCTATCACCAGCTTTGGGTCCGGGAGTCTGAAGGGCCCCTTCTTCTCCCTGACCAGTCTGACGAAGCGGCAGTCAGAGTACGCCGCCCTGAACGCCTTCCACACTTCAAGAGGCTGCACCTTGACGCCGGTGAACATGTGGCAGCTGCTGAGTATCCCCCTTACCATGTTCACTGCGTGCGCAGACATCGAGACCTTCACCTCCTCGCCAGCCACTGAGGAGAGGACCTGCTCTATCTCGGCCGAGTGCCGATGGCCCGCAGGGGCGTAGGGCCTGACGACGTTGTACCGCTCGGAGAAGTGTGTGGAGACCGAGGGCTTGCCTCCCGCACCGGACGAGCCGACCTTGGCGTCGACCACTATCCTACTCTTGTCGATTGCGAGAGACTTCTCCTTCAGGAGCGGAGCCATGGCTAGTATCGACGTGATGGCCATGCAGCCAGGCGAGGCGACGAGCCTTGCTCCCTTGACTTGCTCCCTGTTCAGCTCAGGTATGCCGTAGACGAACTCCTCGAGGAGCTCTGGCGAGGGGTGTTCGTAGCCGTACCAGCGCCTGTACTGCGCCGGGTCCTTCAGGCGGAAGTCGGCGCTCAGGTCGACTACCTTCATCCCTGTGGCAGCGAGCTGCGGTACGAACTTTATCGACTCGCCGTGCGGCAGCGCAGTGAATGCCACTTCCGCCTTTTCTGTTATTTTGGCCTGGTCGTACTTCGTGAACTTGAGGTCGGTGATCCCCCTCAGGTTCGGATGGACCTTGAAGAGGTACTCGTCGTCGTGGCTCCTCGACGTCGCGACGGTCAGCTCCACGTCAGGATGCTGGAGGAGCAGCCTCACGAGTTCGCCACCTATGTAGCCCGACGCCGCGACTACGGCCGCCCTGACCATCTAGCTCTTCACCGTACTCGCCACGTACTCGACTATCTTCTTCGGTATGCTCCACTCCACGGCAGACTGCGCCCCCTTGAACTCCACCGTGTTGTTGACCTCGTGGACGACGTAGCCAGACTGGGATTCCATAGCGTCCACGCCCAGGACTCCGCCTCCGACGACAGAAGCTGCCTTGTGGATTAGCTCCTCGAGCTCATGATCTGGCGAGAAGGCCCTGGAGGTGCCTCCCCTCGCGACGTTTGTCCTCCAGTCGCCCTCGGCGGCGTACCTGTACACGCAGGCCACAATCTCCGCGCCGGCCACGACTGCCCTGATGTCCCTGGGCGGCCTTCGGATGTACTCTTGGACGTAGTACATGTGCTCGATTGGGTTCGGCAGCTCCTCCCTCAGCTCGACTATCGACTGGAGGGTGGAGTTGTCCCTCACGACGCTGACCATCCTCCCCCAGCTGCCGGTGAACGGCTTCAATACCAGCGGGAAACCGAGCTCCTCCGCCGCCTTCTGCACCATCTCTGAAGAGAGCGCAACGATCGTCCTCGGAGTCGGAACTCCAGCCTTCGCGAGGGCCATTGTCGTCGCCAGCTTGTTGCCGCACAGCTCTGCTACTGCGTACTTGTTGATCACGCTGACTCCGGCCCATTCGAGCATTCTGGAGAGGAACAGGGCCCTGTAGTGGCTGATGCACCTCTGGACGACGACGTCGCCGAGGTCTTGCGCGCCGCTCCTGGAGATGTCGAAGAGTAGTCCCTTGGCGTCGACCAAGGAAGCCTCGATTCCCACAGCGTCCGCTGCCTCCTTGAGCGCCTTCTCCTCCCACCTGAGACGGTCGAAGGCTATGCTAGCCCGCAATTACTCTCCCCAGTCCTCCTCTACCTGTTCCGCTGGCTTCAGCATCGCCGTTCCACCCTTGATTTCTGCGACTTCGTACTCTGAGCCGCAGTCCTTGCACGAGACAATCTCGCCGGTGATGGCGTCGTTGGGTACGGAGATTCCAGCGTCGCATTCTGCGCACTTCATGTCCATCTCTACTTTTTCACCTCCTTGGTTATCAGGTCGACCTCCCTCAAGAGCTTCTTCTCAGATGCGGCCAGGGAAGCCTTGAGACGCGAGAGGGAAGCCCTCGTTGCGTCGAGCGAGGCCGAGCGCCTCTTCAGCTCTTCAGGGATGAACCTCGGGTTGCTCCCCCCTTCTGTCGTGACGCTCTCTAGGTAGGCGGATGGGTCGAGGACTTCCTCGACCTCGCGCTTGTCCATCGAGATCTTCCTTGCAATCTTCGATGAGACTGATGGCATTCGCTTCGATACGGCCTCGGCGAATGGAACTCCTTCTTCCAGTGAGGCCTTGACGAGCTCGCCTACGATTGCGTGCGCCTGTCTGAACGAGATGCCGTCTTTCTCCACGAGATGGTTAGCCAGCGCCGTGGCAGTGGAGTAGTCGTTGCTGATGGACCTGCGTATTGCGTCGAGGTTGAACTTCATGGTCGACAGAGACCGGCCGAGCATGGTCACGGACGAGGTCGAGTCGGCCAGAGCACGCCAGAGATGAGGGGTCGTCTCCTGCAGGTCGAGGTTGTAGGAGTAGGGGAGGGCCTTCACAATCGCTGTGGCAGCCATCAAGCTCCCCATGACGGAACCGGACTTCGCCCTCGCAATCTCCGCCACGACGGGGTTCTTCTTCTGTGGCATGATGCTGCTCGAGGCCGTGTACTCGTCAGTGAGTTCAACGAACCCAAACTCCTTCGAGCTCCAGAGAATCTGCTCCTCTGCGAGCCTGCTGAGGTCGACCATCACCATGGTCGCGCACCAGATGCACTCCAGAACAAGGTCGCGTGAAGAGACCGCGTCCATCGCGTTTGACGTCACGCTTTGGAATCCGAGCAGGTCTGCGACCAGCTTCCTGTCTACCTTCACGCTTGTTCCCCCCAGGGCTGCGGACCCCATGGGCGACACGTTGATCCTGTCGTAGAGCTGGAGGAGCCTCTGGACGTCGCGCTGGAACGAGTCGAAGTATGCGAAGAAGTGGTGCGCGACGGTGACAGGCTGGGCCCTCTGGAGGTGAGTGTAGCCCGGGATTATCGTCCCACCGTACTTGCGCGCGACGCTCAGGATGACGTCCTGCAGGCCTGAGACCGCCTCGAGGAGAGAGACCAGCTGGCCGCGGGCTTCCATCCTTATCGCCGTGGCCACCTGGTCGTTCCTGCTCTTCCCCAGGTTGATGTATCCGGCCACGTCCACTCCGAGCGAGTCCACCGCCTCCTGTTCGAGCTGCTGGTGGAAGTCCTCGGCGACTGCGCCGGGTTTGACCACTGCAGGGGCGCTTGACAGGAACCTGAGGCACCTTGCACCTACGGCCCTCGGCACCTGCCCTGCGCGGACGAGCGAGACCATGTGCGCCATGTTCGTCCTGATCACGCGACCGGCGATTTGCCCGTCGAACGCCATCGAGGAGACGAAGGCGGTCGTCTCGTCACTTTGTTTCCTTAGCCTTCGCCCTCGGACGTCCACTCTTCCCCTTTTCCTCCTTGAATGAGGCCAGGCTCGCAGCTACTCTGGACTGCAGCCCCCAAAGCTCGATGAACCCGACTGCGTTCCTCTGGTCGAAGGTCGAGTTCTTGTTGTACGTCGAGAGGTCCAGCTTGTAGATGGAGTACTCTGAGGACCTGCCCACGACCCTCATGCCTCCCTTGTACAGTTTCAGCCTGACCTTTCCGGTGACCCTGTGCTGGGTGGCCCGGATGAACCTGTCCAGGGCAACCCGAAGAGGCTCGAGCCAGAGCCCGGAATAGACCAGCCAGGCCCACTCCCGCTCCACCTGGGCCTTGAAGGCAAGCTCGTGTCTGGTCAGGACGAGCTTCTCGAGGTCCCTGTGGGCCTCGATTAGCGTGACCGCAGCTGGGCACTCGTAGACCTCTCTGGACTTTATTCCCACCAGCCTGTCCTCCACGTGGTCGATGATTCCGACACCGTGCTGGCCTGCGAACCTGTTGACGTAGTCTATGAGGTTGAGAGGTTCCATAGACCTTCCGTTGACCTTCACTGGAAGGCCCTCGTGGAACTCCAGCTCCAGGTAGCCGGGGGTATCCGGTGCGTCTTCGGGAGGGGTAGTCCATTCGAAAGCGTCTGCGGGCGGCTCCAGGTCCGGCCGCTCGAGCGGACCGCTCTCCACCGAGCGGCCCCAGATGTTCTGGTCAACGCTGTAGATTGACTTCGAAGGGTTGATCGGGATTCCGCGCTTCTGCGCGTAGACGATTTCCTCGTCTCTTGTCATGTTCCACTCCCTCACGGGCGCTATGACCTTGATCGAGGGATTCATCGCCCGGACGGTCACGTCGATGCGGACTTGGTCGTTTCCCTTGCCGGTGCAGCCGTGCGCCACTGCGAACGCGTCTTCCTTCTCCGCCACCTCCACGAGCTTCTTTGCTATCAGGGGCCTACCGAGGGCTGTGCTGAGGGGGTACTTCCCCTCGTACATGGCGTTCGCCTCGATTGCCGGGAAGACGTAGTCAGATACGAACTCCTGCCTCGCGTCGACGGTGTAGTGCTTCTTCGCCCCGATCGCGTAGGCGCGCTTTGCAATCTCATCGAGGTTGTCCTGCTGCCCCAGGTCCAGCGTCAGCGTGACGACATCGACGTCATACTTCTCCTGCAACCACTTTATGCAGACTGAGGTGTCTAGACCTCCAGAATACGCAAGAACTACGGCCCTGCCCAATCTTGACCCGAGCGTGGAGCAAAGGCTTTTATAGATTTTGGCCACGTCTGACCTAAGATTGGCTCGACGTGACCCGAAACTGGTCAAAGCCAGCTCGATATCAGGGGCTGTCAGGGACGAGGTCAACTTCGACCTTTCAGTGCAGGACGCATTGGTGAGGGACTACGTCAATCTGAGCGCACTAGCGAGGATGCTCGTCCCCAAGGTGGCGGCGAGGACAGGGACGCGTGTCAACGAGGAGAGCGTGATCACTGCCCTCAAACGCCTGAGGGGCTCCTACTCGCCTGCGTCCCACGAGATAGGGAACGTTGTCGCCGGCAGCGTCGTCAATGTGAGGACGCACGTCTCCAAGATGTCCGTCGAGAAGACGAAGAGGACGCTGCGGGTGGTCGGGTCGATGTTGTCGAGCCACCAAGAGGACTTCATCCAAGTCTCGGAGAGCCTTTCCTCGATCACCCTGATATTCGACCAGCGGCTCCACAGGAAGGTGAAGAGGGAGCTGTCGGGTGGAGAGGTGCTCGAGGAGGGGGACGACTACGCAGCGATAATCGTCCAGAGCCCCGACGAGATAATATCCACGCCCGGCTGTCTTATTGCATTCTACAACCAGCTCTCGAGGAGGCACGTCAACATTGAGGACACAGTCAGCTGCCACACGGACACGATCATGGTGGTCAAGATGCGCGAGGTCGGTCGGGCCTTCGAGGCCCTGACAGAGCTGATCAACGAGGAGAAGAAGAGGGCCGAGTCGTAGCGCTCAATGCAGCGCCTTGATGTGGGCCAGAGCCTCATCGAAAGGAATCTGCCGCTCGCTTCTGTCGCGCATGTCGCGGAGTGTTACCACGCCTGAGGCGACCTCCTTCTTGCCGACAATCAGCGCCCACCTCGCGCCCATGCCGCTGGCCTCCTCCAACTGCTTCCCAAGGGGCTTCTCTTGCAGCGCTGCCTCGGCCCTGATTCCTTCCGACCTGAGCCCTGACAAGAACCTCAGCGCGCTCCCGTAGACGTCCCTGCTCGCGAACGCAACGTAGGTAAGCGAGTCGGCCTGTCTCCCCTCTTTGGAGAGCGATAGGACTGCCCTCTCTATGCCGCCCGCGCAGCCGGTGGCCGAGAGCTCTGGCCTTCCGAAGACCCTGGGCAGAAGGTCGTACCTCCCTCCCCCGCACAGCGACCCCAGGTCCGGGTGCGCCCCGTCCACGATTTCGAAGACGACGCCTGTGTAGTAGTCGATTCCCCTCACGATGCTGAGGTTGAACTCGAAGTTCTTGACGCCCCGCTCCGTCAGCCTGTCCTTCAACTCGCCCAGACCGTCTGCCGTGGGCAGCTTGAGCTCGCCGAGCTTTGAGAGAATCTTCTCGGGCTGGCCCCTGAGCCCGCCGAACTCGAGCAATCTCTCGATGTCAGCGCTGGAGTACCCCTTCTGCGTGTACTCCTTGAGGAGCTCACCTCGGGTCTTCTTCTGGACCTTGTCGAGGGCCCTCAT
This genomic window contains:
- the lysX gene encoding lysine biosynthesis protein LysX; the encoded protein is MRASIAFDRLRWEEKALKEAADAVGIEASLVDAKGLLFDISRSGAQDLGDVVVQRCISHYRALFLSRMLEWAGVSVINKYAVAELCGNKLATTMALAKAGVPTPRTIVALSSEMVQKAAEELGFPLVLKPFTGSWGRMVSVVRDNSTLQSIVELREELPNPIEHMYYVQEYIRRPPRDIRAVVAGAEIVACVYRYAAEGDWRTNVARGGTSRAFSPDHELEELIHKAASVVGGGVLGVDAMESQSGYVVHEVNNTVEFKGAQSAVEWSIPKKIVEYVASTVKS
- a CDS encoding [LysW]-aminoadipate/[LysW]-glutamate kinase: MKLVVKIGGSLMRGGVPDNLLDDVARLAKTCQIALVHGGADTVTEIATRLGKEQRFVVSPEGVRSRYTDRETAEIYTMVMSGMLSKRIVLSLKSRGLEAVSLSGLDGSLFQGRRKKKLVVVDERGRKVLIEGGYTGKVESVNSSLINMLISGGYIPVVSPVAMGEESEPLNIDGDRAASSLASGISADAVVFLTNVDGVLLDGRLVERMTVAEAVERLPQIGYGIQKKVMAAIDSVQSGVKEALICSGTREEPLSNALAHRTCTVIA
- a CDS encoding M20/M25/M40 family metallo-hydrolase, encoding MAIDPVALLMGALRIYSPTGEEGRLASYIRARMKEFGYSKVRVDRAGNVIGEVGRGPISLLLCGHMDTIPGRLDVKSEVGFVHGRGAVDAKSPLCALLIAGARARDAGVKMTFAAATDEEGDGFGIQTLTRSGTKYKFAIFGEPSGADRVTIGYRGRVSMRVVLKTGGGHAGSSWAHVSALDEFYSIVNALKELERGSAVGASHFRSLSVSPTLMKAGTYHNVVPPTCEATFDIRIPPGMKSSRGMEMVEGVVRKSVHGSTSVEVQFDEATEPYEADPNSILTRAFQRSIILKLKAKPVMVRKTGTGDMNTLASATDAQCVTYGPGDSEYSHTDKEKVSVRDYLDSIGVLEEAIRQVATLSAKT
- a CDS encoding lipoate--protein ligase family protein; this translates as MKGRLLDVTLGDPYSNLAAEEAIFRLMRVPTVRVWTNQKSVVIGRAQLASMETDMAYCAERGFPVVRRFTAGGAVYNGPGNVNWSFFAPKGARGSRVAYSADAKGVFRTFAGIVADALSACWVSASFQPPNRIVTEKGKVSGMAAYITSSGAVCHGTLLMNADVDEVERLTRPREAKVERKYPRSNFARVANSGVGRDGFVKALLDAADFDHEDDTLSREEEDSVARLLAEKYGTERWNLGDPFSLDYL
- a CDS encoding Lrp/AsnC ligand binding domain-containing protein, with protein sequence MERAVVLVNLSPGAEERSIAALKGAPGVQAVYQVYGLYDLLVIVEGKDDQAVKATISDRLRANEGVVSTITMKVLK
- a CDS encoding aminotransferase class I/II-fold pyridoxal phosphate-dependent enzyme, with product MRDPTSFLKQEYDDLVRQEIEWRLRVLAGPSAPWCVVDGKKVLMFCSNNYLGLSNHPKLKEAAINAVRTHGAGSGSVRPIAGNMDIHVELERRLARFKGAEASLVYQTGFATNAGLIPQLAGEGDIIISDELNHGSIIDGVRLSRAERGVYKHADTEDLARVLDEAEKRPTPYRRILIITDGVFSMDGDIAPLDRIAKVGKEHGAMVYVDDAHGEGVLGDGGRGIVSHFKLTRDMVHVEMGTFSKAFGVVGGHISGSRDLINFAYNKSRTWLLSGSAPPAVAAACLAAVDVLEHEPQHVQRLWENTRHFKKAMRDLGFDIGKSETPITPVMVGESGKAKKLSSRLFEEGVFALPIVYPMVAQGKARIRTIMNAALSRSDLDFAIAAFEKVGRELQII
- a CDS encoding aspartate aminotransferase family protein is translated as MDRYQELEETFGSSAFQKFPLTIVRGKGASVWDAEGKEYVDFMAGYGVAIVGHSNPAVVEAVKKQAERLITCHGSVYNDARSEFLERLAGAAPRGLDRALLTNSGTETVEAAIKLARRHTSRKRFVSMKGGFHGKTFGALSATWNKKYREPFAPLLDNFDFAEYGDASSLASLVNKETAAVIAEPIQGETGIIVPPADYLRQVREICDREGALLILDEIQTGLGRTGKMWASQHWNVVPDIMAVSKGLGGGVPIGAALSTSEIMGSLKRGEHTSTFAGNPLACAAASATLEFIRSDDLPAKAESKGRKMKEGLTRVASGSKLSREVRGMGLMLALETRVDLHQPLLDAIKRGAIFAYSGRETFRFLPPLVIEDSQVEMGLEVLAGVLGAEEVRRLGPR
- the argC gene encoding N-acetyl-gamma-glutamyl-phosphate reductase produces the protein MVRAAVVAASGYIGGELVRLLLQHPDVELTVATSRSHDDEYLFKVHPNLRGITDLKFTKYDQAKITEKAEVAFTALPHGESIKFVPQLAATGMKVVDLSADFRLKDPAQYRRWYGYEHPSPELLEEFVYGIPELNREQVKGARLVASPGCMAITSILAMAPLLKEKSLAIDKSRIVVDAKVGSSGAGGKPSVSTHFSERYNVVRPYAPAGHRHSAEIEQVLSSVAGEEVKVSMSAHAVNMVRGILSSCHMFTGVKVQPLEVWKAFRAAYSDCRFVRLVREKKGPFRLPDPKLVIGSNFCDVGFEIEERTDRIVALGATDNLVKGAAGNAIQCMNLMLGFDEERGLTQAPLHPV
- a CDS encoding NAD-dependent epimerase/dehydratase family protein, which gives rise to MKPKILLTGATGQIGSELTPLLRERYGSSQVVAGVHHLEHAKGLGEGPQEVFDVKERATIERLIKKHGVDTVYHLGAVLSAVGEKDPQLAWEVNMQGLKNVLDASLSTGVSKVFWPSSIAVFGPDAPRSMAPQGAALNPTTMYGVTKVAGELLCNYYYLKFGLDTRILRYPGLISSMTPPGGGTTDYAVAIFYAALRGENYQCFVREDTVLPMMYMPDALDATVRIMEADPTKTPRHMGYNLAAISFSAGELASEIRKRIPAFHCTYSPDSRQKIADSWPMSIDDKEARRDWGWSHRYDLERMAKDMVEKLGERVGPAKKSG